The following coding sequences lie in one Natrarchaeobius halalkaliphilus genomic window:
- a CDS encoding pyridoxal-phosphate-dependent aminotransferase family protein, whose translation MTERAGSTDAPAVDELTPPNRTLMGPGPSDVHPRVLRAMSTPLVGHLDPAFVEIMNEVQELLRYAFRTDNTWTIPVSGTGSAAMEAAIGNVVEPGETMLVPTNGYFGGRMASMARRAGGTVVEVDAPWGEPLETDAVAQAIADHDPDVFGFVHAETSTGVCQPNVPELSAVAHDHGALVVADAVTSLGGVELRVDEWNVDVAYAGPQKCLSCPPGASPLTLSDEAMEKVLAREEDPRSWYLDLSLLEGYWGDERAYHHTAPVTNVYALREALRLVATEGIENRWERHERLAGALKAGIEAMGLEMNASEEYWLPSLNAVRVPDGIDDGDVCRELLERYDLEIASGLGDLDGEIFRIGCMGHSARPENVVYVVTALGDVLDRMGAAVDPSAGVTAVRRTIQ comes from the coding sequence ATGACAGAGAGAGCGGGGTCGACCGACGCGCCCGCCGTCGACGAGCTGACGCCGCCGAACCGTACGCTGATGGGGCCGGGTCCGAGCGACGTTCATCCCCGCGTGCTTCGGGCGATGAGTACGCCGCTGGTCGGTCACCTCGACCCCGCGTTCGTCGAGATCATGAACGAGGTCCAGGAGCTACTCCGGTATGCGTTTCGAACCGACAACACGTGGACGATTCCGGTCTCGGGAACCGGCTCGGCCGCGATGGAGGCGGCGATCGGAAACGTCGTCGAACCGGGAGAGACCATGCTCGTTCCGACGAACGGATACTTCGGCGGCCGAATGGCCTCGATGGCTCGACGCGCGGGTGGGACGGTCGTCGAAGTCGACGCACCGTGGGGAGAACCGCTCGAGACCGACGCGGTCGCTCAAGCCATAGCCGACCACGACCCCGACGTCTTCGGCTTCGTCCACGCCGAGACGAGCACGGGCGTCTGTCAGCCGAACGTTCCGGAGCTTTCGGCCGTCGCTCACGATCACGGCGCGCTGGTCGTTGCGGATGCCGTTACCTCCCTTGGCGGAGTCGAACTTCGCGTCGACGAGTGGAACGTCGACGTCGCCTACGCCGGTCCGCAGAAGTGTCTCTCCTGTCCGCCCGGAGCGAGCCCACTCACCCTTTCCGACGAGGCGATGGAAAAGGTTCTCGCGCGCGAGGAGGACCCCCGGTCGTGGTATCTCGATCTGTCGCTGCTCGAGGGGTATTGGGGTGACGAGCGCGCCTACCACCACACCGCGCCGGTTACGAACGTCTACGCGCTCCGGGAGGCGCTGCGACTGGTCGCGACGGAGGGGATCGAAAACCGGTGGGAACGCCACGAGCGGCTGGCGGGCGCGCTGAAAGCCGGAATCGAGGCGATGGGACTCGAGATGAACGCATCCGAGGAATACTGGCTTCCGAGCTTGAACGCGGTTCGGGTTCCCGACGGCATCGACGACGGCGACGTCTGTCGCGAACTACTCGAGCGCTACGACCTCGAGATCGCAAGCGGCCTCGGGGACCTGGACGGCGAGATTTTCCGCATCGGCTGTATGGGCCACTCCGCGCGTCCGGAGAACGTCGTCTACGTCGTGACGGCGCTCGGTGACGTTCTCGACCGGATGGGTGCTGCCGTCGATCCGAGCGCTGGCGTCACGGCCGTTCGACGGACGATACAATAG
- a CDS encoding HesB/IscA family protein, with protein MSTDSLDGGEAETRPTIEVTEDAADQALALLDGEGLDASEAGLRLFVQQGGCAGLSYGMRFDDGPDEDDTIYEHHELRVFVDPASLKYIGGSILDYESGLQAEGFNVENPNVVSECGCGESFRT; from the coding sequence ATGAGCACGGACAGTCTAGACGGCGGCGAGGCGGAGACGCGTCCCACGATCGAGGTGACCGAAGACGCGGCCGATCAGGCCCTCGCGTTGCTCGACGGTGAGGGACTCGACGCATCCGAAGCGGGATTGCGGCTGTTCGTCCAGCAAGGTGGATGTGCAGGACTCTCCTACGGAATGCGATTCGATGACGGACCCGACGAGGACGACACGATCTACGAACACCACGAGCTGCGAGTGTTCGTCGATCCGGCGAGCCTGAAGTACATCGGTGGGAGTATCCTCGACTACGAAAGCGGCCTTCAAGCCGAAGGGTTCAACGTGGAAAATCCGAACGTCGTCAGCGAATGTGGCTGTGGCGAGTCGTTCCGAACGTAA
- a CDS encoding DUF7116 family protein translates to MRLVEQARSIFAELGYTIEGTGPAFRAERAWKVVHVNTVLETDSLPTSSAGQFHCFVAEPDDADRLEDRLNNVDPAYEWAIIVVDGDEYQVERAPPGPRASA, encoded by the coding sequence ATGCGACTCGTCGAGCAGGCCAGGTCGATTTTCGCAGAACTCGGATACACCATCGAAGGAACCGGACCGGCGTTTCGCGCAGAGCGTGCGTGGAAGGTCGTCCACGTGAATACGGTCCTCGAGACCGATTCACTTCCGACATCGTCGGCGGGACAGTTCCACTGTTTCGTCGCGGAACCCGACGATGCCGATCGCCTCGAGGACAGACTCAATAACGTCGACCCGGCGTACGAGTGGGCGATCATCGTCGTCGACGGGGACGAGTATCAGGTCGAACGAGCCCCGCCCGGACCGCGCGCATCGGCGTAA
- a CDS encoding universal stress protein: MYDDVLVPTDGSDTITETLAHAIPIAADNDATVHALYVVDSRITAAAGEENSSAIERSLEADGREAIDTVEERATDAGLETASEIRKGTPSKILLDYADERGIDLIVIGTKGKSPREKVTSLGSVSERVVDNASVPVFVVRDVDSSD, translated from the coding sequence ATGTACGACGACGTTCTCGTTCCGACGGACGGCAGCGATACGATCACAGAAACGCTCGCACACGCCATTCCGATCGCGGCTGACAACGACGCTACCGTTCATGCGTTGTACGTCGTCGACAGCCGAATAACGGCAGCTGCGGGCGAAGAAAACAGTTCCGCGATCGAGCGATCGCTCGAGGCCGACGGACGCGAGGCGATCGACACGGTCGAAGAACGCGCCACCGACGCCGGTCTCGAGACCGCAAGCGAGATTCGAAAGGGAACGCCCTCGAAGATACTCCTCGACTACGCCGACGAACGGGGGATCGACCTGATCGTCATCGGAACGAAAGGGAAGAGTCCGCGAGAGAAGGTAACCTCGCTCGGGAGCGTCTCCGAGCGTGTCGTCGACAACGCGTCGGTTCCGGTATTCGTCGTTCGGGACGTCGACTCGAGCGACTAG
- a CDS encoding DUF5816 domain-containing protein has product MQPISIDGTGTIYVSEADGARGSKGTFLVAYESRDADSRYGWFCTNCKSVDNAMDSMGRIKCNVCENFRKPTEWDAAHE; this is encoded by the coding sequence ATGCAGCCGATCTCGATCGACGGCACCGGGACGATATACGTCTCCGAAGCCGACGGTGCCAGAGGGTCCAAGGGCACGTTTCTCGTCGCCTACGAGTCTCGAGACGCCGACAGCCGGTACGGCTGGTTCTGTACGAACTGCAAAAGCGTCGACAACGCGATGGACTCGATGGGGCGCATCAAGTGCAACGTCTGTGAAAACTTTCGCAAGCCGACGGAGTGGGACGCCGCCCACGAGTAA
- a CDS encoding ABC transporter ATP-binding protein, translating to MARVRLENVTKRYEDVTAVDDVSLDIDDGEFVTFVGPSGCGKSTTMETVAGLTRPSGGRVYIGDDDVTDLAPKDRGVAMVFQNIALFPHMDVFENISFGLRLRKYDDDEIRRRVEGAAEIVQLEGMLDRMPDELSGGQRQRVAIARAIVRNPDVFLMDEPLANLDAKLRVHMRTELQRLHRELGTTVIYVTHDQAEAMTMSDRIAVLNEGKLQQIAPPLTCYNEPANRFVAGFIGSPSMNVAEGELVEGGLETEHFRIEVDRAVVSDASIGDALTFGVRPEDVHLEAESSSIEYPTDPITARTDVLEPMGDEVFVYLVLDEGSSRSMAQDPATAADQLLMSVTPDTEIRAEQSVEVVLDRSKCHLFETETGDALTHGVVRRSGSDSGTAETQADD from the coding sequence ATGGCACGAGTACGACTCGAGAACGTGACGAAACGCTACGAAGACGTCACTGCGGTAGACGACGTTAGCCTCGATATCGACGACGGCGAGTTCGTCACATTCGTCGGTCCATCGGGCTGTGGGAAATCGACGACGATGGAGACGGTCGCCGGACTCACCCGTCCATCAGGGGGACGAGTATACATCGGTGACGACGACGTCACCGATCTCGCCCCGAAAGACCGGGGGGTGGCGATGGTCTTTCAGAACATCGCGCTCTTTCCACACATGGACGTCTTCGAGAACATCTCCTTTGGACTTCGACTCCGGAAGTACGACGACGACGAGATCAGAAGACGGGTCGAAGGAGCCGCGGAAATCGTCCAGCTCGAGGGAATGCTCGATCGGATGCCCGACGAGCTGTCCGGCGGCCAGCGCCAGCGCGTCGCGATCGCGCGGGCGATCGTTCGGAATCCGGACGTCTTCTTGATGGACGAACCGCTCGCGAACCTCGACGCAAAACTCCGCGTCCACATGCGAACGGAACTCCAGCGACTCCATCGCGAACTCGGCACGACGGTCATCTACGTCACGCACGATCAGGCCGAGGCGATGACGATGTCCGACCGGATCGCCGTCCTGAACGAGGGAAAACTTCAACAGATCGCGCCACCGCTCACCTGTTACAACGAACCGGCCAACCGATTCGTCGCCGGTTTCATCGGATCGCCGTCGATGAACGTTGCCGAGGGAGAGCTGGTCGAAGGGGGGCTCGAGACGGAGCACTTCCGGATCGAGGTGGATCGAGCGGTCGTTTCCGACGCGAGCATCGGAGATGCCCTCACGTTCGGTGTTCGTCCGGAAGATGTCCACCTCGAGGCCGAATCGTCGTCGATCGAGTATCCGACGGATCCGATCACCGCCCGGACGGATGTCCTAGAGCCGATGGGCGACGAGGTGTTCGTCTACCTCGTCCTCGATGAGGGAAGTTCCCGGTCGATGGCCCAAGACCCCGCGACGGCAGCGGACCAGCTGTTGATGAGCGTGACGCCCGACACGGAGATCCGAGCAGAACAGTCGGTCGAGGTCGTCCTAGATCGATCGAAGTGCCACCTGTTCGAAACTGAGACCGGCGACGCACTGACACACGGAGTCGTCCGCCGTTCGGGAAGCGACTCCGGAACGGCTGAGACACAGGCAGATGACTGA
- a CDS encoding mechanosensitive ion channel family protein has translation MLEVLQTSESNGDDVNGVLPSTFPEPTELGLALVVLIFGWFLSKLVVRLAGRTIARRIERPSVTRTVLRGVRVSVLIVTLIVVAAILGLSGGEILLQVTVISAVIAVVLAPLVGSLINGLFILADRPYEIGDMIEITDEGHRGFVEDITIRYTKIFTLQNTFIVIPNSEIQQRDVINYSAEDERTRISVEFEITYESDLEAARRHAERAARSVDTVISGGPDIRIGSARYAAAPVCTIREYADDGIALELFFWTKRPYKQTLARSSVHAAVRKRFLENDIEFAYPHRHHVFDETSGVARVSRTPETVDTPESDPSPQSHDDAVEE, from the coding sequence ATGCTCGAGGTTCTCCAGACGAGCGAATCCAACGGGGACGACGTAAACGGAGTGCTTCCGTCTACCTTCCCCGAACCGACCGAGCTCGGCCTCGCGCTCGTCGTTTTGATCTTCGGGTGGTTCCTCTCGAAGCTCGTCGTTCGGCTCGCCGGTCGAACGATCGCACGCCGTATCGAGCGTCCGAGCGTCACGCGAACGGTGTTACGCGGCGTCCGAGTCTCCGTGTTGATCGTCACGCTGATCGTCGTCGCAGCGATTCTCGGTCTCAGCGGCGGCGAAATCCTGCTTCAAGTGACCGTCATCTCGGCCGTGATCGCGGTCGTTCTCGCACCGCTCGTCGGTAGCCTCATCAACGGGCTGTTCATCCTGGCGGATCGTCCCTACGAAATCGGAGACATGATCGAGATCACCGACGAAGGCCACCGGGGGTTCGTCGAGGATATCACGATCAGGTACACCAAGATATTCACGCTCCAGAACACGTTCATCGTTATCCCGAACTCCGAAATTCAACAGCGCGACGTCATCAACTACTCGGCAGAGGACGAACGGACGCGGATCTCGGTCGAGTTCGAGATCACCTACGAAAGCGATCTCGAGGCCGCACGACGTCACGCCGAACGAGCGGCCCGCAGCGTCGACACCGTCATCTCCGGCGGTCCGGATATCCGGATCGGAAGCGCACGCTACGCCGCCGCGCCGGTCTGTACCATCCGCGAGTACGCCGACGACGGAATCGCACTCGAGTTGTTCTTCTGGACCAAACGGCCGTACAAGCAGACGCTCGCGCGTTCGTCGGTTCACGCCGCGGTTCGCAAACGGTTCCTCGAGAACGACATCGAGTTCGCCTACCCCCACCGACACCACGTCTTCGACGAGACCAGCGGCGTTGCGCGGGTATCCAGAACCCCCGAGACCGTCGACACTCCAGAATCAGATCCGTCCCCCCAATCCCACGACGACGCCGTCGAGGAGTGA
- a CDS encoding dodecin — MVFKKITLIGTSTESFDAAADDAIDRAEETLQNVYWIEVDELGVEIASVENREYQAEVTVAFELED; from the coding sequence ATGGTTTTCAAGAAGATCACCCTCATCGGAACAAGCACCGAAAGTTTCGACGCCGCCGCTGACGACGCCATCGATCGCGCCGAGGAAACGCTCCAGAACGTCTACTGGATCGAGGTCGACGAACTCGGAGTCGAGATCGCAAGCGTCGAAAACCGGGAGTATCAGGCAGAAGTCACCGTCGCCTTCGAACTCGAGGACTAG
- a CDS encoding carbohydrate ABC transporter permease — protein sequence MSDEPSTDGGSEECPSSEETAADRRSKGGSTDADRFGGDAGGIFDEEADRELDRGPFQRWAANAITHPERVYRSMFYVATIFFVFTTLFPFYWLLMVALTPEGRQQDIVLTPNGFNPGAFVEVFEVIPFHWYMFNSFVIAAASTIIVLVIASLAGYAFGRLEFPGKVPLMLIVLVISFFPPAAFFIPLNDLFNTQLAVLEPITGDGSLYNTPGAMVLPLSAIFMPLAIFILTTFYAQIPDGLEDAARVEGTTRLGALVRVIIPLSAPGVATAGVLTFIAVYNEFFFSFLMTDGQPENWAPILEGILGYQGQYEVLYHLMAAASIIGVIPVAILVIVAQEKIVSGLTAGALKE from the coding sequence ATGAGCGACGAACCATCCACAGACGGCGGCTCCGAGGAATGCCCGTCGAGTGAGGAAACCGCTGCGGACCGACGCTCGAAAGGAGGGTCGACTGACGCCGATCGGTTCGGTGGGGATGCCGGCGGGATATTCGACGAAGAGGCTGACCGCGAACTCGACCGTGGCCCGTTCCAGCGGTGGGCCGCGAACGCAATCACGCATCCCGAGCGCGTCTACCGGTCGATGTTTTACGTCGCGACGATCTTTTTCGTGTTCACGACGCTGTTTCCGTTCTACTGGCTGCTCATGGTCGCGCTGACTCCCGAAGGGCGACAACAGGACATCGTCCTCACGCCGAACGGCTTCAACCCCGGTGCGTTCGTCGAGGTCTTCGAGGTCATCCCGTTTCACTGGTACATGTTCAACAGTTTCGTCATCGCGGCGGCTTCGACGATCATCGTCCTGGTCATCGCGAGCCTGGCCGGCTACGCCTTCGGACGACTCGAGTTTCCCGGAAAGGTTCCGCTCATGTTGATCGTACTGGTGATCTCGTTTTTCCCACCGGCCGCCTTTTTCATCCCGCTCAACGATCTGTTTAACACGCAGTTGGCGGTTCTCGAGCCGATTACGGGCGATGGAAGCCTCTACAATACGCCCGGGGCCATGGTGTTGCCGCTGTCTGCGATCTTCATGCCGCTCGCTATTTTCATTCTCACGACGTTTTACGCACAGATTCCGGACGGACTCGAGGACGCTGCGCGAGTGGAGGGGACGACCAGACTCGGTGCTCTCGTCCGCGTCATTATCCCGCTTTCGGCTCCCGGCGTCGCCACGGCCGGCGTGTTGACCTTCATCGCCGTCTACAACGAATTCTTCTTTTCGTTTCTGATGACCGACGGCCAGCCCGAAAACTGGGCCCCGATTCTCGAGGGTATTCTCGGCTATCAGGGGCAGTACGAGGTGCTGTACCATCTGATGGCCGCCGCGAGTATTATCGGGGTCATTCCGGTCGCGATCCTCGTGATCGTGGCCCAAGAAAAGATCGTCAGCGGACTGACCGCGGGCGCACTCAAAGAGTAA
- a CDS encoding universal stress protein, which produces MALVVVPVRYPLTKHSRRTLERALEVARDRDAALTILHVDLYQNGRKVTRIDLKEAVEGTFGPLENVRYIVRSGFLVEESILEEVAAEEADAVVIGGQQASRLRRIFRRFTDNPDINQYLRTHLDCEVITVEPSRT; this is translated from the coding sequence ATGGCGCTGGTCGTGGTCCCCGTTCGATATCCCCTGACGAAGCACTCACGGCGAACTCTCGAGCGGGCGCTCGAGGTGGCTCGCGATCGTGACGCGGCGTTGACGATCTTACACGTCGATCTCTATCAGAACGGGCGGAAAGTCACCAGAATCGATCTCAAAGAGGCAGTCGAGGGGACGTTCGGTCCGCTCGAGAACGTCCGGTACATCGTCCGGAGCGGATTTCTGGTCGAGGAGAGTATTCTCGAGGAAGTGGCCGCCGAAGAGGCCGATGCGGTCGTGATCGGGGGCCAACAGGCGAGTCGACTCCGACGAATCTTTCGACGGTTCACCGACAATCCCGACATCAACCAGTATCTTCGGACGCACCTCGATTGTGAGGTCATCACCGTCGAACCTTCGAGGACGTAG
- a CDS encoding extracellular solute-binding protein yields MPPGNAGREGPDGSSRRRFVRSVSATAIAGGAAIAGCLGRTRDEETVVMSGDTDFEGIMHTDDGEPSVQEALWDAGLPEEITVEVQASVDDSAQRMQQYQSALQAGRSPPDIFMMDSGWTIPFILREQTINLTDALPANVVERVERDYLEAAVETARHPQTGDLHAVPLFPDFGTVLYRRDLLESAGYDTSEWDADPPTWQEFSNAVSDAQNEAETDFGFTTQAAAYEGLACCSFVEVMSTWGGAYFGGTDTLFTAGDRPITVDEEPVLEAIRMMRAFVHGEDDEYALEGYPQICPSAIVQWSEQESLDPFANGDAIANRNWPFAIAQTGAEDAFGEDLGVTTMPYAVPAEEAEFEGVGGTAAGLGGWHLALNPNTDRTDEALAVLEAFTHDDVMLTIFELQGFLPPVLELVDEADPAEIGPVARYADEIRLAGDNAVPRPVTDVWPEQSALIYQEVNAAYRGVKTPADAMTDLSARLERSERDVEGQNDD; encoded by the coding sequence ATGCCCCCCGGAAACGCAGGTCGCGAGGGTCCGGACGGGTCCTCACGTCGCCGCTTCGTCAGATCCGTTTCGGCCACGGCGATAGCCGGTGGGGCGGCGATCGCGGGCTGTCTCGGTCGGACGCGGGACGAGGAGACGGTCGTGATGAGCGGCGACACGGACTTCGAGGGTATCATGCACACCGACGACGGGGAACCGTCGGTTCAGGAGGCGTTGTGGGACGCCGGCCTCCCGGAGGAGATCACCGTCGAGGTACAAGCGAGCGTCGACGACTCCGCACAGCGGATGCAACAGTACCAGTCGGCGCTCCAGGCGGGTCGGTCACCCCCCGACATCTTCATGATGGACAGCGGGTGGACGATTCCGTTTATCCTGCGCGAGCAGACGATCAACCTGACCGACGCGCTCCCAGCGAACGTCGTAGAGCGAGTCGAGCGCGACTATCTCGAGGCGGCAGTGGAGACGGCGCGCCATCCCCAGACCGGCGACCTCCACGCGGTACCACTGTTCCCCGATTTCGGCACGGTGCTGTACCGACGCGACCTGCTCGAGAGCGCCGGCTACGACACCAGTGAGTGGGACGCCGATCCGCCAACGTGGCAGGAGTTCTCAAACGCCGTTTCTGACGCCCAGAACGAGGCTGAAACGGATTTCGGATTCACCACACAGGCCGCCGCCTACGAGGGTCTCGCCTGCTGTTCGTTCGTCGAAGTGATGTCCACGTGGGGCGGCGCGTACTTCGGCGGTACGGACACCCTGTTCACGGCCGGCGATCGGCCGATCACCGTCGACGAGGAGCCCGTACTCGAGGCGATTCGCATGATGCGGGCGTTCGTCCACGGCGAGGACGACGAGTACGCGCTCGAGGGATATCCACAGATCTGTCCGAGCGCGATCGTCCAGTGGTCAGAACAGGAGTCCCTCGACCCGTTCGCGAACGGCGACGCCATCGCAAATCGGAACTGGCCGTTCGCGATCGCCCAGACCGGCGCGGAGGACGCGTTCGGGGAAGACCTCGGCGTGACGACCATGCCCTACGCCGTTCCAGCTGAAGAAGCCGAGTTCGAGGGGGTCGGCGGCACTGCGGCAGGACTCGGCGGCTGGCACCTCGCGCTCAATCCGAACACCGATCGAACCGACGAGGCGCTGGCGGTCCTCGAAGCGTTCACTCACGACGACGTCATGCTCACCATCTTCGAGTTACAGGGGTTTCTCCCGCCGGTCTTGGAGCTTGTCGACGAGGCCGATCCGGCTGAGATCGGCCCGGTTGCACGGTACGCAGACGAGATTCGTCTCGCCGGCGACAACGCGGTTCCGCGACCGGTCACCGACGTCTGGCCCGAGCAGTCCGCGCTGATCTATCAGGAGGTCAACGCCGCCTACCGCGGCGTAAAAACGCCAGCGGATGCGATGACCGATCTCTCGGCGCGCCTCGAGCGAAGCGAACGGGACGTGGAGGGACAAAATGACGACTGA
- the trmB gene encoding HTH-type sugar sensing transcriptional regulator TrmB: MASDELRSTVERVGDRFNLGEYEIDAYLTVLEQGQLTASEISDRTDIPQPRVYDTVRSLSDRGLVELRESRPMKVVALDPGDAFDDVQESLTKMIDELEARYTAPARDTEAVSLVKSRSTILRYFEEVIGSAEYELSLSLTPDLLMRFETELSAVVDAGVSVDLLVTPASEAPDPDEFDYTAVATSARARRGITTPVIAVADGNYSIYATQDALRDDQDRYGVIFNRSALGFLVSGFFGTVLWTTAEETLSEDGAARTYPRKYASIRRCVKDILEEGGEFYATVEGRDVERGGSRVVRGRVLDVSFEVSEEVAGLTLEDDSGEEITVGGRVAALEDIESHEIHIGRNEPPAIDE; the protein is encoded by the coding sequence ATGGCATCAGACGAACTGCGCTCGACCGTCGAGCGCGTGGGCGATCGATTCAACCTCGGGGAGTACGAAATCGACGCCTATCTCACCGTTCTCGAGCAGGGTCAGTTGACGGCCAGCGAGATTTCGGATCGAACCGACATTCCACAGCCGCGGGTGTACGATACGGTTCGCAGCCTCAGCGATCGAGGGCTCGTCGAGTTGCGGGAATCCCGGCCGATGAAGGTCGTCGCGCTGGATCCCGGTGACGCGTTCGACGACGTCCAGGAGTCGCTGACGAAGATGATCGACGAACTCGAGGCACGGTACACGGCACCTGCGCGAGATACCGAGGCCGTCTCGCTCGTCAAGTCGCGCTCGACGATTCTGCGATACTTCGAGGAGGTCATCGGGTCCGCAGAGTACGAACTCTCGCTTTCGTTGACGCCGGATCTCCTGATGCGATTCGAGACGGAACTCAGCGCCGTCGTCGACGCCGGTGTGAGCGTCGACCTGCTAGTGACGCCCGCGAGCGAGGCACCCGATCCGGACGAGTTCGATTACACGGCCGTCGCGACGTCCGCACGCGCTCGCCGCGGTATCACGACGCCGGTGATCGCCGTCGCGGACGGAAACTACTCGATCTACGCCACCCAGGATGCGCTCCGGGACGATCAGGATCGATACGGCGTCATATTCAACCGATCGGCGCTCGGGTTTCTCGTGTCCGGGTTCTTCGGAACCGTCCTCTGGACGACCGCAGAGGAAACTCTCAGCGAGGACGGTGCCGCGAGAACGTATCCTCGGAAGTACGCCTCGATCCGCCGGTGCGTCAAGGATATTCTCGAGGAAGGGGGAGAGTTCTACGCGACGGTCGAGGGACGGGACGTCGAACGCGGCGGCTCGCGGGTCGTTCGTGGCCGAGTTCTCGACGTGTCGTTCGAGGTGAGCGAAGAGGTCGCCGGCCTCACACTCGAGGACGACAGCGGCGAAGAGATCACCGTCGGCGGGCGCGTGGCCGCCCTAGAGGACATCGAATCCCACGAGATCCACATCGGTCGGAACGAACCGCCAGCGATAGACGAGTGA
- a CDS encoding carbohydrate ABC transporter permease yields MTTETDSDATTTDGERTEFLSGGERTSRDRTGNPLVNWMENLSEAAYAYLLLLPAFALLALIAFYPLVMTFVMSLREDRTRGLEPLGGFVGLENYADILTGNARLARQFVDVTVSTSYPFVDLGVPFLQQALFVTLAFAIISVVLETTIGFAQAYVLDQDFRGRRWVRVAIILPWAVPIVIQGMIFFLLFQPTVGFGSDLMQWLGVFGPDPLADSQDAFIIILVADVWKSAAFMALLILAGLQSIDRSLYNVARVAGASPWQRFKLITLPLVMPALLVAMLFRTMDAMRVYGLIESTAGCTTVPSLTCLVVEAMFGGTRIYATAAAVAFATAVVIGLIISVYVVFFRDTEGGLY; encoded by the coding sequence ATGACGACTGAAACCGACTCCGATGCGACGACCACCGACGGCGAACGCACCGAGTTTCTGTCCGGTGGCGAACGAACTTCGCGCGATCGAACGGGGAATCCGCTGGTCAACTGGATGGAAAACCTGAGTGAGGCGGCCTACGCGTACCTCCTGTTGCTTCCGGCGTTCGCGTTGCTCGCGTTGATCGCGTTCTATCCGCTCGTGATGACGTTCGTCATGTCGCTCCGAGAGGATCGAACCCGGGGGCTCGAGCCCCTCGGTGGCTTCGTCGGCCTCGAAAACTACGCGGACATTCTCACGGGGAACGCACGCCTCGCCCGGCAGTTCGTCGACGTCACGGTGTCGACGTCGTACCCGTTCGTCGATCTCGGCGTTCCGTTCCTTCAGCAGGCGTTGTTCGTCACCCTCGCGTTCGCGATTATCAGCGTGGTCCTCGAGACGACGATCGGGTTCGCACAGGCGTACGTTCTCGATCAGGACTTTCGGGGGCGACGCTGGGTCCGCGTCGCGATCATCCTTCCGTGGGCCGTACCGATCGTCATTCAGGGGATGATATTCTTTCTGTTGTTCCAGCCGACGGTCGGGTTCGGGAGCGACCTCATGCAGTGGCTCGGCGTCTTCGGTCCCGATCCGCTTGCCGACAGCCAGGACGCGTTCATCATCATCCTCGTCGCTGACGTCTGGAAATCCGCCGCGTTCATGGCGCTGTTGATTCTCGCTGGTCTCCAGAGCATCGACCGAAGCCTGTACAACGTCGCGCGCGTGGCCGGCGCGTCGCCCTGGCAGCGGTTCAAGCTGATCACGCTGCCGCTTGTGATGCCCGCGCTGTTGGTTGCGATGTTGTTCCGGACGATGGACGCGATGCGCGTATACGGATTGATCGAGTCGACTGCTGGATGTACCACCGTTCCGTCCCTGACGTGTCTGGTCGTCGAAGCGATGTTCGGCGGCACCCGGATCTACGCGACGGCCGCTGCGGTGGCCTTTGCGACCGCGGTCGTGATCGGTCTGATCATCTCGGTCTACGTCGTTTTCTTCCGGGACACCGAGGGAGGGCTCTACTGA